One Spinacia oleracea cultivar Varoflay chromosome 4, BTI_SOV_V1, whole genome shotgun sequence DNA segment encodes these proteins:
- the LOC110792237 gene encoding glycine-rich cell wall structural protein-like, translating into MNVKVFTFLGLLYLLVCVIGATRAIRNDRFTTKDVGDGFGMSGGDPGLIGGFGIPGLGGGLGSSAPLGGNGLNGGGGVGTGLGGVVGGGQGGIGGMIPGGGGGVGQGGPGLGMGQGGGPGGGMGQGGPGFGIGQGGGPGGGMGQGGPGFGMGQGGGPGGGMGQGGPGLGMGQGGGPGGGMGMGSGGVGTPGGIFGGAPGFGMGSSAGVGAGIGTGTRMGGSLGGPIGGSTGIGGGIGAGMGGNMGGGGLGGLPGLGSGLSSGFGIGAGAGTSTGVGPFPGGN; encoded by the coding sequence atgaatgttaaggTTTTTACTTTTCTAGGGCTTTTGTATCTACTTGTTTGTGTGATTGGTGCAACTCGTGCAATAAGAAATGATCGTTTCACCACTAAGGATGTTGGTGATGGTTTTGGAATGAGTGGTGGTGATCCGGGACTTATTGGCGGTTTTGGTATTCCCGGGCTAGGGGGTGGACTAGGTAGTAGTGCTCCACTTGGTGGAAACGGACTTAACGGGGGTGGAGGGGTTGGAACTGGACTTGGTGGTGTTGTTGGGGGTGGTCAAGGTGGTATAGGGGGCATGATTCcgggtggtggtggaggtgtgGGCCAAGGTGGACCTGGTCTTGGTATGGGCCAAGGAGGTGGGCCTGGTGGGGGTATGGGTCAAGGTGGCCCTGGTTTTGGTATTGGCCAAGGAGGTGGGCCTGGTGGGGGTATGGGTCAAGGTGGCCCTGGTTTTGGTATGGGCCAAGGAGGTGGCCCTGGTGGGGGTATGGGTCAAGGAGGCCCTGGTCTTGGTATGGGCCAAGGAGGCGGGCCTGGTGGTGGCATGGGAATGGGTAGTGGCGGTGTTGGTACCCCGGGAGGTATTTTTGGTGGCGCACCTGGCTTTGGCATGGGTTCAAGTGCAGGTGTTGGTGCAGGTATTGGTACAGGTACTCGAATGGGTGGTAGCCTTGGTGGGCCTATTGGAGGGTCAACAGGCATTGGAGGTGGAATAGGTGCTGGAATGGGCGGGAACATGGGTGGTGGTGGGTTGGGTGGGCTACCTGGTCTTGGATCAggtttaagttcgggtttcGGCATAGGAGCTGGGGCTGGGACTAGTACCGGTGTAGGTCCTTTTCCCGGAGGAAACTAA